Within the Leptotrichia sp. oral taxon 498 genome, the region GTCAAAATATTCTGGATATTCAAAACTATCCCCTTTTCCAGTAATTTTGTCATCCACAAAATAAGTTTTTTTATTTTCTTCAGATTTAGAAAGTCTTGCGTTTTTTAAGTCAAAATACATTTCTTCAAAAATATAACCATTTTTTATAACTATGTCATCTTTTTGAAAATACGGTATTTCTTCGCTAACTTTCACATTTTCCACAACTCCAGCGGCAGCCGTCTGATGTGACAATCTATCAATTAAGATAAGTTCTCCCAAAACCTTATTTTTCTTAAATTTATCAACTATCACTTTATCCGAAAACTCTATTTCACAAAGTGCAATTTCATTTTTAGTTATTGAATCTATTTTTATCTTTTCTCCAGTATTTACATCAATTTGGTATTCAACTTTTTTAATTATCGCAGGAATTTTTTTAGTTCCAATTTTTGCCAAATACTCTTTTCCAATTGTCAATTTATCATCGTCCATCCAAAGCAATGTTGCACTTATATTTTTTGATGCAAAAAGTTCATTATTGTCAGTTATAACCGAACCACGGCTCACATCCACTTCCCTATCCAGCTGAATAGTTACTGCTTGTCCTACAAAAGCGCTATCTACGGTTTTATCTCCATTTAAAATTGATTTTACAACGGCAGTTTCATTACTTGGCAGCACAGTTACAGTTTGTCCAACTTTCACTTCACCGCTCTCGATTTGCCCTTGAAATCCTCTAAATTCATGATTTGGTCGACAAACTCTTTGAATTGGGACATAAAAAGATGAATTTTTATCTTCGCTTGTAACATCGACTGTTTCCAAATATTCAAGAACACTCTCACCTTTGTACCATTCCATATTTTTTGATTTTGTTGTAACATTGTCACCTTCAGTTGCACTCACAGGTATAATTTTAATATTTTCTAAATTAAGTTCTCTTGCAAGTTCATTAATCTGTGCCACAATTTCGTCAAACTTTTCTTTGCTATAATCTGCCAAATCCATTTTATTTACCGCAAAAACAAAATATTTAATTCCGACTAAAGAACAAATTCTTGTGTGTCTTCTAGTTTGAATTAAAACTCCTTTTGTGACATCTAAAAGTAAAATTGCAACTTGTGCAAAGGATGCCCCAACAGCCATATTTCTAGTATATTCCTCATGACCAGGAGTGTCTGCCACTATAAAACTTCTCTTATCTGTCGTAAAATAACGATATGCCACATCTATCGTTATCCCCTGCTCTCTTTCTGCAATAAGTCCATCCAGAAGTAGCGAATAGTCGATTGCACCGCCTCTTGAACCAACTTTACTGTCCAAAATAAGTGCTTCTTCCTGATCCGCATAAAGTAATTTGGAGTTGTATAAAATATTTCCAATTAAAGTGGACTTCCCGTCATCCACACTTCCGCAAGTTATAAATTTCAATAATTTTGCCATTAAAAATACCCCTCTCTTTTTCTTTTTTCCATGCTTCCAGCACCGTTATCGCTGTCAATGACACGGCTTGTACGCTCTGATTCCACCGAACTTAATGTTTCATCTATTATTTCTTCCAAAGTTACGGCATTTGATTCAACAGCACCTGAAAGCGGGTAATCTCCAAGCGTTCTAAATCTTACCATTTTCATTTCAGGAACTTCTCCGTCATTTAATCTCATTCGCTCGTCATCCACCATAATTAAATTTGATCCTCTTTTTACAACAGGTCTTTCCTTTGCTGAATAAAGCGAAACTATTGGTATATTTTCTCTTTTTATGTATTCCCAAATATCTTTTTCAGTCCAATTTGAAATTGGAAAAACACGGATACTTTCCCCTTTATTTATTTCAGTATTATAAAGTTTCCACATCTCAGGTCTTTGATTTTTTGGATCCCAAGCCTGATTTGAATTTCTAAATGAAAAAATTCTCTCTTTTGCCCGACTTTTTTCTTCATCTCTTCTTCCACCACCAAATGCGGCAGTAAATCCATATTTATTAAGTGCTTGTTTTAACGCCTGAGTTTTCATTATGTCTGTAAAAGACGAGCCGTGGTCAAAAGGATTGATATTTTTTTCAACGCCTTCAGGATTAATGTATTCAAGCATCTCAATCCCCAACTCTTTTGCCCTCCTATCTCGAAACTCTATCATCTCTCGAAATTTCCAAGTCGTGTTCACATGTAAAAACGGAAATGGCGGTTTTTCTGGATAAAATGCCTTCATTGCCAAATGCAGCATAACAGAACTGTCTTTTCCAATTGAGTAAAGCATAACTGGATTTTCACATTCCGCCGCTACTTCTCTTATGATATATATCGCTTCTGCTTCTAATTCATCTAAATGAGATAATTCTTTCATATTTTACTCTCCTTTTCTTTTTTTTATTATAAATAATTTTTACGTTTACTTTTATTTTTCATAGCTCATTATCGCATATAACATTTGTACAATCAATTGTATATACAAATTAATTAGACTTAATTTTACTTTGATTTTCAAAATTATTTTAAGATATATTATATTAAAATCATAATTTGCTATTTTTAAGAATAAAAATTAAATTATACTATTACCCATTTAAAAAGCGAAAATTATATCTTATACTAAACCCCATTTGAATAACGAATACATTATAAATCTTTTTATTAGATTAAATCTGATATTTTCTTTTAAATAATTAAAATAAATATTCACTTTTTAAACAGGGAATAGTATTAATTATTTAGAAATATTAAGTCTTTTTTCCTTGTTGAAAAAATTTTAATAAATTGGTTATTCAAATGAGATTTAGTATTAATAAAAAAAGACCGGTTAATACTATATTTAACCTAATCTTTTTACAAAATAAGTGAACTACTCCCACTTGTAGAAGAGGGAGCTTCTTGGGAAGTATCTGCTTTTGCTAGCCAAATATATTTACCAAGCTCAAAGGTCTGTCCCTGCCCTGACTATGAATATTATACCATATAAGAGCTGTTATTTCAAGCTATATTCTGCAATTCATCTCCCACTTATAGAAGAAGGAGACTTCTTGCTAAATATTGTTAAAATTTTAATGATAACTTTTATTTTTCATAATTGTGGTCGTATCTTATACACGCTGTTCTCGAACCCATTTCACATAAATATCCATCACAACCAACTAATGACATCATTGTTAGAATAATAACAATTAGTTTAAATAATTTTGACATTCTTATTTCCCCCTTAAAAATATAAAACGCTCAATTTATTTTAATTATATCACTTTAAAATTATATTTTTATTATTTTTTAATTTTTTATTAATTATAAATCAAAAAAAATTTTATTATCCAAAATTATATTTTCTAATATTTATTTGCATCTTTTCTATTGATGTCAATCACTTGAGTTGTACCATCCCTTTTTTCAATTATCCAGCTCAGAATATCGCCTTTTTCCTTCGTTACCATTGTACTTCCATTTCCTCCGATGTCAGCTCCTAAAAAAAATGAAATTGCTTGCACTGGACATTCTTTTACGCATGAAACGCAGCCCCAGCAGTCTTTTGGATATTTCATAACCGCTTTTTTATTATCCATTTTTAAATCAGTCATTTCTATCAAAGTTCCTGGACAGACTTGTGTGCATTTTGTGCAGCCTATACACTTTAATGGATCAATTACTATGCTCATAGAAATCCTCCTTCACTATTTCTCTTGTAAAAACTTCCAACTTATCATTTATCAATTTTGAATTAACATATTTAAAAAATTTCTCGTCCATTTTTGGATGATCCAAATTTTCATTAAATGTGTGCCATCTCGTCTCTTTTCGGTAAAGCAAATGTGCAATTAATGACTTACAAACTAAAAGTCTATCTTTTAATTCATATGCAAACATCAAATCATGCATATCTTCCGCTTTTGCACCTTTTGAAAGTTCGATTAGCTGAGAAATTTTTTCATCCGCCAATTTTAACTGTTTTTCATTAAACTGATAATTTGTAGAAATTCCTCCAGCGTATTCGTCCATCACTTTTTGCATTCCCTCTTCCAAATCTTCTATTGAAAATTCATTTATCTTATTTTTCTCAAAATTTAAAATATTTTCATATTCTTTTATTATTTTCTCAGATTGTTCAGAAAAATTTTGATTTTCTTTATTTTTTTCATTTTCCAAATTTATCTTTGAAATTACGTCAAGTGCAGCAATTTCCCCTTCTGCCAATGCTCCTGTGACATATTTTTGTGGAAAGCCTCCAGCTACATCTCCTGCTGCATAAAGACCTTTTACAGTCGTCTCTCTATTCGTATTTATCCAAAATCCACTCGCTGTGTGTCCTCCAACTATGTAAGGCTCTGTTCCTTGAATTTCAACATCCTGCTCATTTGGATTTTTCCCGCTCTCTATCCATTTAAGCGTCTGACTTGGCGCCATATTTAAATACGCTTTTAACAAACTTTTACTTTCTTCATCGGTAATTCCACTCGTCTTTAAATAACATGGACCATTTCCCAGCTGATTTTCCTTAACTGTTCCATAAACCCGCTCACTCGTTGTAATTCCGTATTTATCCTCATATACAAAGCCTCTTGAGTTTACTTGCTTTGCTCCAACTCCCTGTGCAATCGTTCCAGTTGGTGCAATCGTGTCTTTACATCTAAGCGCAATAAATCTCATTTCAAAAGTTGTCATCTCTGCTCCAGCTTTTATTCCCATTGCATATCCAGCACCCGTGTTAAATGGCGGATACCACATTTTATGTCTGGAAAAGCCTGGATTATTTGGCTTATAAAGTCCAGAAGCTCCTCCTGTCGCAACAATCACTTTTTTTGCTAAAATTTTATAAGCCGCATTTTCTATTATAGAAAAACCTACCGCTCCTTTAATTTCGCCATTTTCTGTGATTAAGTCTGTTATATTTACAGTATTTAATACTTTTACATTTTTAGACTTTTTCACAGCATTGGCAAGTATCGGTTTAAAATTTTCTCCATTTATTTTAATATTTCTATTTCCACGGTTGACATATTCCCCGTTTGCATCTTTCAAAATTACAAGTCCTAATTTTTCAACCTCAGCCGTAATTTCGTTGAATCTATTTGCAGCGGTTAAAACCAAATCTTTTCTCACAATTCCATTTGCATCTTTTATCGTGTAATCTACATAATCTTGCGGTACCCTGCCTTTCACATTATACGCATTAATGGCATTGATTCCAGCTGCAAGACATCCGCTTCTTTTAATATTCGCTTTTTCTACAACAAGCACCGATAAATCAGAGTTTTTGCTAATTGTTACAGCCGCATAGCAACCAGCTGTTCCACCCCCGATAATTAGCACATCCGTTTCAAGTTCTTTTACTTTTAGCACATTAAACCTCCTTTTTATAAGTTTTTAAATTACGACATCGTTTTGATTTCGAGTATTTGCATTTTCCAAAATTTTCACTTTTTCGTCATTATCAAAAACAAAAGCACGATAAATATATACATTCACTTCTTCATTATTGAAAACCGCATCTTCTTCAATTTTTCTATTCCCTTTTATTAGAATCCCGTTAACTCTAACTCCAACTTCTACTTCTTTTCCACGAAAAAGTGTATATTCCACAACCCCTTTTTCAGTCGAAGCCGAATATCTAAATCGCTCCCCATTTTTTATAATCGTAACATTTTCTGCTCTAATTATCGCTTTTGAATTATTTTCCAAATGTTCAAATCCCTTAAATTTATTTATGCTCTCAAGCTCAATCGGATTTCCCATAAATTTTGCCACAAATGCAGTTTTTGGATTACTGTAAATTTCTTTGGGAGAACCCACTTGCTCAATTCTCCCTTTATTTGTGACAATTATTTCATCAGCAACTTCTATCGCTTCTTCTTGGTCGTGTGTCACAAAAATACTCGTAATTCCAACTTTGTCAATGGTTTTGCGAAGCCAGTTTCTAAGCTCCTGTCTAACTTTGGCATCAATTGCAGCGAAAGGCTCGTCTAACAAAAGAAGTTCTGGATTTGGTGCTAATGCCCTTGCAAAAGCCACTCTTTGTCTTTGTCCACCAGACAGCTGATTTGGATAACGATCTCCCAAATTTTCAATATTTACAAGTTTCATAAGTTTTTTAACTCTCTCTTTTATGACACTTTTTTTTTCCTTCATAATTTTTAGTCCAAACGCAATATTGTCAAAAACAGTCATATACCGAAAAAGCGCATAATTTTGAAACACAAAGCCAATTCCTCTTTTGCTTGGTGAAATATCATTTACAACTTTTTTGTCAATGATTATCTCTCCTGAATCAGGAGTTTCAAGTCCCGCAATCATTCGCAAAATTGTTGACTTTCCACTTCCAGAAGGTCCTAACAATGCTACTAATTTTCCTTTTTTTATTCCTAAATTGATGTCATTTGACGCTTTGTAGTCATTGTACATCTTATTCACATCTTTTAATTCAACATACATGATTTTCCCTCCCTTTTCTTTATTCTACCAAGCCTTTTCGGCATCAATTTTACGAAATTCGTTAAAATCAACATTTTTTACTTCAATTTCTTTGTAATCTTCAATTAATCCAAGAAATCTATCTTCATTTGCAAATTTTTCAAATTCAATATTTTCATTTTTTATAATATTTGCAATATCTTCAAGAAAATATGGTATTTTATTTGCTTTTATTTCTCCCAAATTTTCATTAAGTTTAACAGTTTTTCCACTAAATTCTCCCCTTGCAAAAATTGCAAAATATTCCCCATCTTTTTTTCTTCTTCCACTAAAACCAAGTCTAGCGATTTGCGGAGTTGCACAAGAATTTGGACATCCAGTAACTTTTATTTGTGGCAAATAATTTGTAAGCTCTCTTTTTTCATCGTTGTCAAAAAATTCAAAAATGTAGTCCAAAATTGGCGGAGTATCCAAAATTCCAACATTACAAGTCGTACTCCCAATACAAGAATATGAACTGTAAAATTCATTTCCTCCGTAATATTCGCTCATAATTTCTTTTAATTTTAATACATCTTCTTTTTTAAGTCCACGAACCAAAATACTTTGAAAACTTGTAAGTTTCAATTCAACTTTGTAATCCAAATTTTTTACAAATTCAATTAATTTTTCTCCATCTTCCTTATAAATATTTCCTCTCGCAGGTCTTAAATAATATCCGTATTCTCCTTTATACTTTCCTGCCACGATATTTTTTTCATTTTTCAAGAATTCGTCGTTTTTAATACTTTCATCCGTATTTTCTTCACTAGAAAATATTTTTATTTTTTCTAATTCTTTTTCTCTATCCAAAATTTCTCTTTCTTCAAGCAATTTTCTCGTATAAATTTTAAGGCTGTCCCCTTTTTCTGCATAAAAATTAGAAATATATTCGTTACACAATTCCAAGAATTTCTCTTCCCCTAAATTTAGCAAAACATAACGAAGTCTTGCTCTAGCACGAATTTTACGATTTCCATGGTCATTAAACACATTTCTTATTGCATGAATATAATACAAAAATTCGTCTTCTTCAATAAATTCCCTTAAAACAATCGAATTAGTCGAAATTGGTCCAATTCCTCCGCCAACATACACTCTAAATCCTTTTTTCCCGTCTTGAATAACCGCTTGAAAACCAATGTCATTTATTTTCACATAAAGTGAATTTTCTTCTTTATTTGAAAAAGCAATTTTATATTTTCTCGGTAAGTGCATAAATTCGCGACCGTTTAAAATGTAGTCAGTAACAATTCTAGCATGAGGCGAAACGTCAAAAACTTCTTCTTCAAATCCAGTTGTTTCGGGAGTAATTACAGCTCTGGTTGAATCTCCGCAAGTCGCTTTTGTAAAAAATCCTCTTTTTGAAATAACCTCCAAAATTTTTGGTAAATTTTCTTTTTTCATTCCGTGTAGCTGAAAATCTTGTCTAGTTGTAAGATGAAGTCTTCCATCACAATATTTTTGCACAACGTCTAATAAATATTCAAAGTCTTCAATGTCTATTTTACTTTCAAAAAATCGAGGTCTTGTCATATAAGTATCTTTAATCCTACCTTCGGTATAAAGTGCAAACGAAGTTCTAAGTTTATTCCACTCCTTTTCTTTTTCCTTGTCTTCAAAAGATTCTTGAGTCAGATTTAAAATAAAATCCAGCTCTTTTTTCTCTCTCTCTTTCTGATAGTTTTCAATTTCCTTAAAATCATTCAATTTCATATTTTTCCCTCCAAAAATTTTTTTATTTAATAAAAAACTATTTATCCACAATTATTTTTTATTTATTATATACTTTTTTACATTATTTTATAATTGTATATACAAAAATAAGCCTATATTTTAAATTTGTATAAAATGATTGTCAAAGTTTTGTTTAACCTCGTTTTGTTTAACCTCTAATTCCCTAGATATTCCCTATTAAACTGTATCATTTTTTCAACATTTACAACGACCAAAAGCATATCATTTTCCAAAATTTTTTCATCTGGCAAAAGCGATATTCTCAGTTCTTCGCCTTTTCTTTTTATTCCAATTACATTCATTTCATATTTTTTCCTTAAATTCAGCTCGATAAGACTTTTTCCAATAATTTTTTTAGGCGCTTTAAATTCAAAAATCCTATATTTTTCAGAAAATTTCAAATGCTCTGTCACATCTGGCTTTAAAAATTCAAAAGCTAATTCTCTTCCAACACTTTCATCAGGAAATACAACTTTTTTCGCTCCAATTTTTTCTAAAATTTTTCCTTCAATTTTTGTAATAGCTTTACAAATAATTGTTTTTATGCCCAGCTCCTTTAACATAACTGTAACTAATGCGCTTGTTTGCAAACTTCCTTCAATGCAAATAAAAGCCACTTCAAAATCATCACTGCTCACCACTTTTTTTAGAGAATTTTCTTCTGTTACATCAAAAGAAACCGCTTCTCCAACAATTCCGTCATCTATTATCTGCTGTGTAAGTTCTTCATTTTTATCGATTACAAGCACAGTTTCGTTGTGATTATAAAGCGTCTTTGCAATACTTCTTCCAAATTTTCCCGCTCCTATAACTAAATATCCTGCCATTTTTTCCTCCTAAAAATTATCCTATTAAAATATTTTCCTGTGGATAAGTGTAACGTCCTTTTTTTAAATTTGACTTCGATAATGCCAAAGCAATTGTAAGTGGACCAACTCTTCCAACAAACATCGTAACTATAAGTATAAATTTTGAAATGTCCGCAAGGCTTGGAGTCAAATTTCTTGAAAGTCCAACTGTTCCAAACGCTGAAAACACTTCAAAAACCAAATCCAAAAGATTCTTATTCCTTTCAAATAAAATCAATAAAAATACACAAATTGTCGTATAAATAAGTGAAATGAATAATACAGTTATTGCTTTACTGTAGATCCTCCAGCTTACGCTTCTTTTATCATATTCAATCGTATCTTTATTTTTTAATGTCGCTAAAGTTCCTAAAATTATAAGTCCAATCGTTGTAGTCTTTATTCCGCCACCAGTTGATCCAGGGGAAGCTCCAATAAACATAAGAATAACAAATAATAGTGAAGTTGACCTCTTTAGACCCAAAATTGAAATTGTATTAAATCCTGCTGTTCTCGTCGTTACACTTTGAAAAAATGATGCTTCCAATTTTTGTCCAAAAGATAAATTTCCAATTGTACTTTTATTGGAATATTCCAAAATTAACATCGCAATCATTCCTATTATTACTAAGAAAATAGATATTTTAATACTTAATTTAGTTGTTGAAGTCAATCTTTTTTCTTTTTTCCGCAAAACATTATAACAATTTAAAATCGTTGAAAATCCAATTCCACCCAAAAATATCAGAAGCGGAATCGTCATATTTATTATAAAACTATTTTTAAATCCGTATAAATTATCTGAAAATAGTGAAAATCCCGCATTACAGAAAGCCGAAACAGAATGAAAGAAAGAATAATAAACTGCTTTTAAAAAACCAAATTTTTTTATAAATTCAAAAAATAAAATAACAGTTCCGATAAATTCAATGATAATTACAGAAAAAATAACTTTTTTCACATATTCTTCGATTTTAAAAGTCGTGTCAATATTTATATCTTCCTGAACGATTTTTTTCGTGTAATACCCAATTTTTTTGGAAATCATAATGATTATAACTGAGGTGAATGTTATAACTCCAAGCCCTCCAAGCTGGATCAATACTAAAATCACCATTTGCCCAAAAATATTATAAACGCTGCCTATATCAATACTGGAAAGCCCTGTCACACAAATAGCTGAAGTTGCTATAAAAAATCCGTCAATCAATTTCACACTTTTACCATACCTCATAGAAATTGGCAAAGACAACAAAATCCCACCTAAAATTGTAACTACCATAAATGAGAGCAATATTGTCATATATGGCGAAAAAGATTTATTTTTTAAAAACATTTTATTTTCCTCCATTCATTCACTTTTTACTTTTCTAAAATAAATTTATCACATTCATTTTTTTTTGTCAATAAAAGTAAAATATGAATTTTAGAAAAAATATTTATTTGGTATTGACAATGAAAAAATTTGGGATATACTTATATAAAGATTTGAATTAAATAGAATATTAATAAAAAATTATATGGAGGGATTTATTATGAAAAAAAGGCTATTACTGGCTCTAACAGCGTTTTTACTGGCTTGTACATTTGTAAATGCAGAAACACTTGAAGAAAGAGTGGATAGACTTGAAAGAGAACTAAGAGAAACTAAAGAAGAATTACAAAAACAAATTGCTGAAAAACAAGCTCCTGCTCCAGTTGTAGCAGAAGCTCCAGCATTAGACATATCAAAATTAACTGATGGATTTGAATTTCACGGTTATGGAAGAGCAGGACTTCTTATAAATCAAAATGGAGATAAAGGAAGCTCATTCAAAGTTCAAGATGAAGGATTTGCTCAAAAATATAGATTAGGTAATGAAGATGACACTTATGCTGAATTAGAATTGGTTAAAAAATTTGATGTAAATGGAGCAAAAGGTTCAGTTCACTATATGTTTTCAACAAAATCAGGTGCAGGAGACGAATATAAAACATGGACTTCAGGAAGTTCAACAAATCCAGGTTCTGAAAACGATTCATTTAAAACTAGACAATTTTATGTTGATATAACTCCAAATGATGGAGCTACTTATTGGGCAGGAAAAAGATATTATGCAAGAGAAGATATTCATATAAATGACTATTATATTAGAAACTATTCAGGAACAGGTGCAGGAATTCAAAATATTAAACTTGGTTCTGGAGCAGCTGATGTTGCATTAATTGCAAACGATCCTAGCGATCATCCTGAATATACACTTCATTCAAGATATTCAGTAGGACCATGGGCTTTTGAACTAGCAGGACACACAATGAAATCAGATTCTATAGATAAAGATATAACTGAATGGGGAGCACAAGGTTCTGTAAGTTATAGCCTGCCTGGTTTTTATGGATTAAAGGACAAAGGATCTTCTAAAATAGTTCTTCAAGGTGGTAAAGGACTTGGTTCTGGAAGTGGACTTGGAAGTGCTACTGCTTGGGGAGATACTAGAAAAGACGCTTACTCTGTGAATTTAGTGACATACGGTCAAGCAAATCTTTCAGACAGATGGCAAATTATGCCTGAATTAGGTTATAGATACGATAAAAATTTTGGTGGAAAAAAAGATCAAAAACAACAATGGGTAACAACTGGAATAAGAGTTGTCAATCCAATTACACAACATTTTGCTATGCAATATGAAACAGGACTGGACTATGTGAAAGTTGATAAAGGAAATACAAACTACGACAGCGGACTATTCAAATTAACAGTTGCTCCAACTTTGAAACTTGACACGGATAATTTCTGGGGAAGACCTGAAATTAGAGCATTTGTAACTTATGGACATGGATTGGGAGATAAGAAATTTATAAGAGTTGATTCGGATGGAAAAGAGCGTAATAAAGGTGTTCAGTTTGGAGTTCAAACAGAAGTTTGGTTCTAATTTATAACTTTTGATAAAAAATTATTATTTTAAAATTTTAGGGAAAATCATTTTTCAGTAAATAAAAAAATTATATTGTAAATGATTTTCTCTTTTTTTATAAAAAAACTATTTATTAATCAAATATTTTACTTAATCAACTAAAAAACTAAAATTGTATTTTAATTCTAAATGTGATAAAATGAATTATTAGAAACCATAACTATAATTATGAAGGAGAGTGAAAATTATGAGTTTAAAAAATTTGCCAATAACTCCGCTTTTATCGGTACAGCTCGATGAACAGCAAGAGGCTT harbors:
- a CDS encoding carbohydrate porin, which produces MKKRLLLALTAFLLACTFVNAETLEERVDRLERELRETKEELQKQIAEKQAPAPVVAEAPALDISKLTDGFEFHGYGRAGLLINQNGDKGSSFKVQDEGFAQKYRLGNEDDTYAELELVKKFDVNGAKGSVHYMFSTKSGAGDEYKTWTSGSSTNPGSENDSFKTRQFYVDITPNDGATYWAGKRYYAREDIHINDYYIRNYSGTGAGIQNIKLGSGAADVALIANDPSDHPEYTLHSRYSVGPWAFELAGHTMKSDSIDKDITEWGAQGSVSYSLPGFYGLKDKGSSKIVLQGGKGLGSGSGLGSATAWGDTRKDAYSVNLVTYGQANLSDRWQIMPELGYRYDKNFGGKKDQKQQWVTTGIRVVNPITQHFAMQYETGLDYVKVDKGNTNYDSGLFKLTVAPTLKLDTDNFWGRPEIRAFVTYGHGLGDKKFIRVDSDGKERNKGVQFGVQTEVWF